A window of the Bradyrhizobium diazoefficiens genome harbors these coding sequences:
- a CDS encoding branched-chain amino acid aminotransferase, translating into MAEIKKPIEYSPSWTFFEGKWHDGNVPIMGPRTHAAWLGSVVFDGARAFEGVAPDLDRHVARANQSAINFGLKPVVDAGTWLTLANEGIARFAPNAELYVRPMYWAQNGSGGGVLFDPETTNWCLCIYEAPMPKPVGNAITLSPFRRPTAECAPVDAKAACLYPNNSRALAEAASRGFQNALMLDMLGNVAEFGNSNVFMAKDGVVFTPAPNGTFLNGITRQRVISLLRGDGVTVVEKTLRYADFVAADEIFSTGNFAKVAPVIRIDARELQSGPLYIKARKLYWDFAHAVKLAA; encoded by the coding sequence ATGGCCGAGATCAAGAAGCCGATCGAATATTCGCCGAGCTGGACCTTCTTCGAGGGCAAATGGCATGACGGCAACGTGCCGATCATGGGGCCGCGCACGCATGCGGCCTGGCTCGGCTCGGTCGTGTTCGACGGTGCGCGCGCATTCGAGGGGGTGGCGCCGGATCTCGACCGCCACGTCGCCCGCGCCAATCAGTCTGCGATCAATTTTGGCCTGAAGCCGGTGGTCGATGCCGGCACCTGGCTGACGCTCGCAAACGAAGGCATCGCGCGCTTTGCGCCAAATGCCGAGCTCTATGTCCGTCCGATGTATTGGGCGCAGAACGGCTCGGGCGGCGGCGTGCTGTTCGACCCCGAGACCACCAATTGGTGTCTGTGCATCTACGAGGCGCCGATGCCGAAACCGGTCGGCAACGCGATCACGTTGTCGCCGTTCCGCAGGCCCACCGCCGAATGCGCGCCGGTCGATGCCAAGGCCGCCTGTCTCTACCCGAACAATTCGCGGGCGCTGGCGGAGGCGGCCTCGCGCGGTTTCCAGAACGCGCTGATGCTCGATATGCTCGGCAATGTCGCGGAGTTTGGCAATTCCAACGTGTTCATGGCCAAAGACGGCGTCGTCTTCACGCCGGCGCCGAACGGCACCTTCCTCAACGGCATCACGCGCCAGCGCGTCATCAGCCTGCTCCGCGGCGACGGCGTCACCGTGGTCGAGAAGACGCTGCGCTATGCCGATTTCGTTGCCGCTGACGAGATCTTCTCCACCGGCAATTTCGCCAAGGTCGCGCCGGTGATTCGCATCGACGCGCGCGAGCTGCAGTCGGGCCCGCTCTATATCAAGGCGCGCAAGCTCTATTGGGATTTTGCGCATGCGGTGAAGCTGGCGGCTTGA
- a CDS encoding flavin reductase family protein, giving the protein MHGTLGPAAVQIDPAILYFGTPVVLIGSTNDDGSHNLAPMSSAWWVGWRCMLGLARNSKTTENMIRTGECVLNLPSADLVAAVDRLARTTGSNPVPPGKLYRSYRHEKDKFGLSGLTALASETVGAPRVAECAVQMEAKVAHVHEMAQDDAVWRGNLAAIEVRITRVHAHPDIMMNGASNRIDPDKWRPLILNFQEFYGLTPQRLQRSELGQIPETMYRPPGWQPAL; this is encoded by the coding sequence ATGCACGGAACACTCGGTCCCGCCGCCGTCCAGATCGACCCGGCGATTTTATATTTCGGAACGCCGGTCGTCCTGATCGGATCGACCAATGACGACGGCTCTCACAATCTCGCGCCGATGTCCTCGGCATGGTGGGTCGGGTGGCGCTGCATGCTCGGGCTCGCGCGCAATTCGAAAACCACCGAGAACATGATTCGCACCGGCGAATGCGTGCTCAATCTGCCGTCGGCCGATCTCGTTGCCGCCGTCGACCGCCTCGCCCGCACGACGGGCTCGAATCCGGTGCCGCCTGGAAAGCTTTATCGCAGCTATCGACACGAGAAGGACAAGTTCGGGCTGAGCGGCCTGACCGCGTTGGCGAGCGAAACGGTCGGCGCGCCACGCGTGGCCGAATGCGCGGTGCAGATGGAAGCGAAGGTCGCTCATGTGCACGAGATGGCGCAGGACGACGCGGTCTGGCGCGGCAATCTCGCCGCGATCGAGGTGCGCATCACGCGCGTGCACGCGCATCCCGACATCATGATGAACGGGGCGAGCAACCGCATCGATCCCGACAAATGGCGACCGCTGATCCTGAACTTTCAGGAATTCTACGGCTTGACGCCGCAACGCTTGCAGCGCTCCGAACTCGGACAGATTCCAGAAACGATGTACCGGCCGCCGGGCTGGCAGCCGGCGCTTTAA
- the phbB gene encoding acetoacetyl-CoA reductase, whose product MARVALVTGGTRGIGAAISKALKAAGYKVAASYAGNDAAAEKFKAETGIAVYKWDVSSFDACAEGVKKVEAELGPVDVLVNNAGITRDTAFHKMTLEQWNAVINTNLGSLFNMTRQVIEGMRARKFGRVISISSINGQKGQFGQVNYSAAKAGDIGFTKALAIENAKGGITVNAIAPGYINTEMVQAVPKDVLEKSVIPQIPVNRLGEPEEIARAVVFLAADEAGFITGSTLTINGGQYHA is encoded by the coding sequence ATGGCACGAGTTGCATTGGTGACGGGTGGTACGCGGGGCATCGGAGCTGCGATCAGCAAGGCGCTCAAGGCCGCCGGCTACAAGGTCGCGGCGAGCTATGCCGGCAATGATGCGGCGGCGGAGAAGTTCAAGGCCGAGACCGGCATCGCCGTCTACAAATGGGACGTCAGCAGCTTCGATGCCTGCGCCGAAGGCGTGAAGAAGGTTGAGGCCGAGCTCGGCCCCGTCGACGTCCTCGTCAACAATGCCGGCATCACCCGTGACACCGCCTTCCACAAGATGACGCTCGAGCAGTGGAACGCCGTCATCAACACCAATCTCGGCTCGCTGTTCAACATGACGCGCCAGGTCATCGAGGGCATGCGCGCGCGCAAGTTCGGTCGCGTCATCTCGATCTCGTCGATCAACGGCCAGAAGGGGCAGTTCGGCCAGGTCAATTATTCCGCGGCCAAGGCCGGCGACATCGGCTTCACCAAGGCACTCGCGATCGAGAACGCCAAGGGCGGCATTACTGTCAATGCCATCGCGCCCGGCTACATCAACACCGAGATGGTGCAGGCCGTGCCGAAGGACGTGCTGGAGAAGAGCGTGATCCCCCAGATCCCGGTCAACCGCCTCGGCGAACCCGAGGAAATCGCGCGCGCGGTGGTGTTCCTTGCGGCCGACGAGGCCGGCTTCATCACCGGCTCGACGCTGACCATCAATGGCGGCCAGTATCACGCCTGA
- a CDS encoding Lrp/AsnC family transcriptional regulator — MSARLDRIDLKMLRLLQNNGRLSNAELAETVAISPATCHRRTQRLFEDGFIAAVRAMVAPKKVAKGTLVMVGVVLDRSTPESFATFEQAITRLKFVLDCHLVAGDFDYFLKIRVGDMEDFNRIHGEQLIALPGVRQTRTFFVMKEVIDNAPLEF, encoded by the coding sequence ATGTCCGCGCGTCTCGACCGCATCGACCTCAAGATGTTGAGATTGCTGCAGAATAACGGCCGTCTCAGCAACGCCGAGCTGGCCGAAACCGTCGCGATCAGCCCCGCCACCTGCCACCGTCGCACCCAGCGCCTGTTCGAGGACGGCTTTATTGCCGCGGTCCGCGCCATGGTGGCGCCGAAGAAGGTGGCCAAGGGCACGCTGGTGATGGTCGGCGTCGTGCTCGATCGCTCGACCCCGGAGAGCTTTGCGACCTTCGAGCAGGCGATCACCAGGCTGAAATTCGTGCTCGACTGCCATCTCGTCGCCGGCGACTTCGACTACTTCCTGAAAATCCGCGTCGGCGACATGGAGGATTTCAACCGCATTCACGGCGAGCAGCTCATCGCGCTCCCCGGCGTTCGCCAGACCCGCACCTTCTTCGTGATGAAGGAAGTCATCGACAACGCGCCGCTGGAGTTTTGA
- a CDS encoding class I SAM-dependent methyltransferase, whose amino-acid sequence MSDRTTHWQNVYATKSETEVSWFQASPAISLEMIRAASPDRAAAIIDIGGGASRLVDALLQGGYRNLTVLDLSANALDTAKKRIGATASTVDWIVADATTWRPAKTWDVWHDRAAFHFLTDTRDRAAYVERLRSAVAPGGHVIIATFAPDGPEKCSGLPVQRHDSASLSAELGPEFELVETRGETHHTPWHSTQAFQFSRFRRRS is encoded by the coding sequence ATGTCTGACCGAACCACGCACTGGCAGAATGTCTACGCTACCAAGAGCGAGACCGAGGTCAGCTGGTTTCAAGCCAGTCCGGCGATCTCACTCGAGATGATTCGTGCGGCCAGTCCGGATCGTGCTGCGGCCATCATCGATATCGGCGGCGGCGCGTCGCGATTGGTCGATGCATTGCTTCAAGGCGGATATCGCAATCTCACCGTGCTGGACCTTTCCGCCAACGCGCTCGACACAGCGAAAAAGCGAATCGGCGCGACCGCCTCAACGGTCGACTGGATCGTGGCCGATGCCACCACATGGCGGCCGGCAAAGACCTGGGATGTCTGGCACGATCGCGCCGCGTTTCACTTCCTGACCGATACGCGCGACCGGGCCGCCTACGTCGAGCGCTTGCGGTCGGCGGTTGCGCCGGGCGGGCACGTGATCATCGCGACGTTCGCGCCCGATGGCCCGGAGAAATGCAGCGGCCTGCCGGTGCAGCGTCACGACAGCGCCAGCCTTTCGGCGGAGCTCGGGCCGGAGTTCGAGCTGGTCGAGACGCGCGGCGAGACTCACCACACGCCGTGGCATTCGACGCAGGCATTTCAGTTCAGCCGGTTTCGAAGGCGCAGCTAG
- the gloB gene encoding hydroxyacylglutathione hydrolase has product MAAEIRTFTCLNDNFGYLIHDVETKATASIDAPEAGPIIKALEREGWQLTDILITHHHGDHVGGVAELKQKYNCRVVAPHDKTTKIADVDLRVANADVVKVGTLLGRVLETPGHTLDHISYVFDTEKILFAADTLFSIGCGRVFEGTYPMMWDSLLKLRALPDDFKLYCGHEYTASNVKFALTVDPDNAALQARAAEVTRLRAENKPTIPSLLGDEKRANVFLRADEPSVAARLHMKGADAAAVFGELRERKNKS; this is encoded by the coding sequence ATGGCCGCCGAAATTCGTACTTTCACCTGTTTAAACGACAATTTCGGTTATCTGATCCACGATGTGGAAACCAAGGCAACCGCCTCGATCGACGCCCCCGAAGCCGGTCCCATCATCAAGGCGCTGGAGCGGGAGGGCTGGCAGCTCACCGATATCCTGATCACCCATCATCATGGCGATCATGTCGGCGGAGTCGCCGAACTCAAGCAGAAATACAATTGCCGCGTCGTCGCGCCGCATGACAAGACGACGAAAATTGCCGATGTCGATTTGCGGGTCGCCAATGCCGACGTGGTCAAGGTCGGCACGCTGCTCGGGCGTGTGCTGGAAACGCCTGGCCACACGCTCGACCATATCTCCTACGTGTTCGACACAGAGAAGATACTGTTCGCCGCCGATACGCTGTTCTCGATCGGCTGCGGCCGCGTGTTCGAGGGCACCTACCCGATGATGTGGGACTCGCTGTTGAAGCTGCGGGCCTTGCCCGACGACTTCAAGCTCTATTGCGGCCACGAATACACGGCGTCCAACGTCAAGTTCGCGCTGACCGTCGATCCCGACAACGCGGCTCTCCAGGCGCGCGCGGCGGAAGTGACGAGGCTGCGGGCGGAGAACAAGCCGACCATTCCCTCACTGCTTGGTGATGAGAAGCGAGCAAACGTGTTCCTGCGCGCTGATGAACCGTCAGTCGCAGCCAGGCTACACATGAAGGGCGCGGATGCCGCCGCAGTGTTCGGCGAGCTGCGCGAGCGCAAAAACAAGTCCTGA
- a CDS encoding DUF4167 domain-containing protein, translating to MRNGQNKQRMRNRNNNNNNNNNRRGQNPMTRVYESNGPDIKIRGTASHIAEKYLQLARDARSSGDPVAAENYYQHAEHYFRLIAAAQEQFRQNQQPRGDEPLSTSSDDGEDDGENFSNFGQEPGFVPQPQQQNFARDGQRDHQQRDHQQRDYQQRDNQPYQRENQQPREHRERDHRPQPQYQPQPQPQPQPLNQPQPVIADAGSVDRLPSFITGAQPQVNGAPGGFEGGNAGGGERFPRRRRRPHGGPRPEREAAPAASGDDLAPSE from the coding sequence ATGAGAAACGGTCAGAACAAGCAGCGGATGCGCAACCGCAACAACAATAATAACAACAACAATAACCGGCGCGGCCAGAACCCGATGACCCGGGTCTACGAATCGAACGGCCCCGACATCAAGATCCGCGGCACCGCCTCGCACATTGCCGAAAAATATCTTCAGCTTGCGCGGGACGCGCGCTCTTCGGGCGACCCGGTCGCGGCCGAAAACTACTACCAGCATGCCGAGCATTATTTCCGACTGATCGCGGCAGCCCAGGAACAGTTCCGCCAAAATCAGCAGCCGCGCGGCGACGAGCCCCTCAGCACCAGCAGCGACGACGGCGAGGACGATGGCGAGAATTTCTCGAATTTCGGCCAGGAGCCGGGTTTCGTCCCGCAGCCGCAGCAGCAGAATTTTGCGCGCGACGGCCAGCGCGATCACCAGCAACGTGACCACCAGCAGCGTGATTATCAGCAGCGTGACAACCAGCCCTATCAGCGCGAGAACCAGCAGCCGCGCGAGCATCGCGAGCGCGACCACCGTCCGCAGCCGCAATATCAGCCGCAGCCGCAGCCCCAACCGCAACCGCTGAACCAGCCGCAGCCCGTCATTGCCGATGCCGGCAGTGTCGACCGCCTGCCCTCCTTCATCACCGGCGCACAGCCACAGGTGAATGGTGCTCCGGGCGGTTTCGAAGGTGGCAATGCCGGTGGTGGCGAGCGGTTTCCGCGGCGGCGTCGCCGGCCGCACGGTGGTCCGCGCCCCGAGCGCGAGGCTGCTCCTGCCGCTTCCGGCGACGATCTCGCCCCCAGCGAGTAA
- a CDS encoding cupin domain-containing protein — protein MPTAAEIIARLELRPHPEGGHYRETFRDQTTDANGRSRSTLIYFLLARGERSHWHRIDAVETWHYYAGSPLMLRIAHDGCSQHVVRLGTDLASGERPQAIVPADAWQMAETTGEWTLVGCTVAPAFEFAKFELAPKGWEP, from the coding sequence ATGCCGACCGCAGCCGAGATCATCGCGCGCCTTGAGCTCCGCCCGCACCCCGAGGGCGGACATTATCGCGAGACCTTTCGCGACCAGACCACCGACGCCAACGGCCGCTCGCGCTCGACACTCATCTACTTCCTGCTCGCGCGCGGCGAGCGCTCGCACTGGCATCGCATCGATGCGGTCGAGACCTGGCATTATTATGCCGGCAGCCCGTTGATGCTGCGCATCGCCCATGACGGCTGCTCCCAGCACGTGGTGCGGCTCGGCACGGATCTTGCGAGCGGCGAGCGGCCGCAGGCCATCGTGCCGGCAGACGCGTGGCAGATGGCGGAGACCACCGGCGAGTGGACGCTGGTCGGCTGCACCGTGGCACCCGCCTTCGAGTTCGCAAAATTCGAGCTCGCGCCGAAAGGCTGGGAGCCGTAG
- the phaR gene encoding polyhydroxyalkanoate synthesis repressor PhaR: MAKSDQPTTIKKYANRRLYNTGTSTYVTLEDLAAMVKDGEDFLVYDAKTGDDITRSVLAQIIFEQENKAGQNLLPTTFLRQLIRFYGDSMQMVVPKYLEQSIATLTQEQEKFRKQIANTLSGTPFAPLEEQVRRNMELFQQTFSMFKPFVPPTGRPATTEPETNAGAEPAKDTNIDDLRQQMKEMQERLERMSKKDE, encoded by the coding sequence ATGGCGAAATCAGACCAACCCACCACCATCAAGAAATACGCGAACCGCCGGCTCTATAACACCGGAACGAGCACCTACGTGACGCTCGAGGACCTCGCCGCCATGGTCAAGGACGGCGAAGATTTCCTGGTTTACGACGCCAAGACCGGCGACGACATCACCCGCTCCGTGCTCGCCCAGATCATCTTCGAGCAGGAGAACAAGGCCGGCCAGAACCTGCTGCCGACCACCTTCCTGCGCCAGCTGATTCGCTTCTACGGCGACAGCATGCAGATGGTGGTGCCGAAATATCTGGAGCAGTCGATCGCGACGCTGACCCAGGAGCAGGAGAAATTCCGCAAGCAGATCGCCAACACGCTCTCCGGCACGCCCTTCGCGCCGCTGGAAGAACAGGTCCGCCGCAATATGGAGCTGTTCCAGCAGACTTTCTCGATGTTCAAGCCGTTCGTTCCGCCGACGGGTCGCCCGGCAACGACCGAGCCGGAGACCAATGCCGGCGCCGAGCCGGCCAAGGACACCAACATCGACGATCTGCGCCAGCAGATGAAGGAGATGCAGGAACGCCTCGAGCGGATGTCGAAGAAGGACGAGTAG
- a CDS encoding alpha/beta hydrolase yields the protein MPLDPLAKRLLTMMAAAGPQARSRPSVEARRQSLAKLMQFARAEAPNVTASDGMLSGPGGELPYRLYSPASAGERAPGFVFFHGGGLVAGSIATHDRIAAALAHATGCRLVSVDYRLAPEHKFPAAVDDAIGATEWVAREASSLGIDAERLVVGGDSAGATLAAIVCQEAAQSAGLSIVAQCLICPVLDFEETSPSREEFAEGHLIDRVTIEADLADYLPEGMDAADPRISPLRATRLAGLPTAIIHTAEFDPMRDEGNAYARKLLAAGVAVEHVCHDGMVHNFHAMGAILPQAQLVLSQIGEQVRRAVEK from the coding sequence ATGCCGCTAGATCCGCTCGCAAAGCGCTTGTTGACCATGATGGCTGCGGCTGGGCCGCAGGCGCGGAGCCGGCCGAGCGTCGAGGCACGACGGCAATCGCTGGCGAAGCTGATGCAGTTCGCGCGGGCCGAGGCGCCGAACGTGACGGCCTCCGACGGCATGCTGTCGGGTCCCGGCGGAGAGCTGCCCTATCGGCTCTATTCGCCCGCGTCCGCCGGCGAGCGCGCGCCGGGCTTCGTGTTCTTTCATGGCGGCGGGCTCGTCGCCGGCAGCATTGCGACGCATGACCGTATCGCGGCGGCACTGGCGCATGCGACCGGCTGCCGCCTCGTTTCGGTCGACTACCGCCTCGCGCCCGAGCACAAGTTTCCTGCGGCTGTCGACGACGCGATCGGAGCTACCGAGTGGGTGGCGCGCGAAGCTTCATCTCTCGGCATCGACGCCGAGCGGCTGGTGGTGGGCGGCGATTCCGCCGGTGCGACGCTGGCTGCGATCGTATGCCAGGAGGCGGCGCAGAGCGCCGGCCTCTCCATCGTCGCACAATGCCTGATCTGCCCGGTGCTGGATTTCGAGGAGACATCGCCTTCGCGCGAGGAATTCGCCGAGGGACATCTGATCGATCGCGTCACGATCGAAGCCGATCTTGCCGATTATCTGCCCGAGGGGATGGATGCCGCCGATCCTCGCATCTCGCCGCTGCGCGCGACGCGGCTCGCAGGCCTGCCGACCGCGATCATCCATACCGCCGAGTTCGACCCGATGCGCGACGAAGGCAATGCCTACGCGCGCAAGCTGCTCGCCGCGGGCGTCGCGGTCGAGCACGTCTGCCACGACGGCATGGTCCACAATTTCCATGCCATGGGCGCGATCCTGCCGCAGGCGCAGCTCGTGCTGTCGCAGATCGGCGAGCAGGTCAGGCGCGCGGTGGAGAAATAA
- a CDS encoding acetyl-CoA C-acetyltransferase has product MSDDVVIVSAARTAVGSFNGAFATLPAHDLGAIAIKAALERGGIEPGRVSEVIMGQILTAAQGQNPARQASIMAGIPVESPAWGVNQLCGSGLRTVALGYQALLNGDSEIVVAGGQESMSMAPHAQYLRGGVKMGPVEFVDTMIKDGLWDAFNGYHMGNTAENVARQWQITRAQQDEFAVASQQKAEAAQKAGKFNDEIVPVTIKGRKGDVVVSADEYPRHGATLDAMAKLRPAFEKEGTVTAGSASGINDGAAAVVLMTAKQAAKEGKKPLARIVSWAQAGVDPKIMGSGPIPASRAALKKAGWNVGDLDLIEANEAFAAQACAVNKDLGWDTSKVNVNGGAIAIGHPVGASGARVLVTLLHEMQKRDSKKGLATLCIGGGMGIAMCLARD; this is encoded by the coding sequence ATGTCAGACGATGTCGTCATCGTCAGCGCCGCCCGCACCGCGGTCGGAAGCTTCAACGGAGCCTTCGCGACCCTTCCCGCCCATGACCTGGGCGCCATCGCCATCAAGGCCGCGCTGGAACGTGGTGGCATCGAGCCCGGCCGGGTCTCGGAAGTCATCATGGGCCAGATCCTGACCGCCGCTCAGGGCCAGAACCCCGCCCGCCAGGCCTCGATCATGGCAGGCATTCCCGTGGAGAGCCCGGCCTGGGGCGTCAACCAGCTCTGTGGCTCAGGCCTGCGCACGGTCGCGCTCGGCTATCAGGCGCTGCTCAACGGCGATTCCGAGATCGTGGTCGCCGGCGGCCAGGAATCCATGAGCATGGCTCCGCACGCCCAGTACCTGCGCGGCGGCGTCAAGATGGGTCCGGTCGAGTTCGTCGACACCATGATCAAGGATGGCCTGTGGGATGCCTTCAACGGCTACCACATGGGCAACACCGCGGAGAATGTCGCGCGGCAGTGGCAGATCACCCGCGCCCAGCAGGACGAGTTCGCGGTCGCGTCGCAGCAGAAGGCCGAGGCAGCTCAGAAGGCCGGCAAGTTCAACGACGAGATCGTTCCGGTCACCATCAAGGGCCGCAAGGGCGATGTCGTCGTCAGTGCCGACGAATATCCGCGTCATGGCGCCACGCTCGATGCAATGGCGAAGCTTCGTCCCGCCTTCGAGAAGGAGGGCACGGTCACCGCAGGTTCGGCCTCCGGCATCAATGACGGCGCTGCCGCCGTGGTGCTGATGACGGCCAAGCAGGCGGCCAAGGAAGGCAAGAAGCCGCTCGCGCGCATCGTGTCCTGGGCACAGGCCGGCGTCGATCCGAAGATCATGGGCTCGGGCCCGATCCCGGCCTCGCGCGCCGCGCTGAAAAAGGCCGGCTGGAACGTCGGCGATCTCGACCTGATCGAGGCCAACGAGGCCTTCGCGGCGCAGGCCTGCGCCGTCAACAAGGACCTCGGCTGGGACACCTCCAAGGTCAATGTCAACGGTGGTGCGATCGCGATCGGCCATCCGGTCGGCGCTTCCGGCGCGCGCGTGCTGGTGACGCTGCTGCACGAAATGCAGAAGCGTGATTCGAAGAAGGGCCTCGCCACGCTGTGCATCGGCGGCGGCATGGGTATCGCGATGTGTCTTGCGCGCGACTGA
- the yddG gene encoding aromatic amino acid exporter YddG has protein sequence MNPRTATLIGLTAILMWSLLSVMTVATGKIPAFQLAAMTFAIGGLVGLFTWIGRGDAAKSLRQPLVVWLVGVGGLFGYHALYFLALRFAPPAEAGLLNYMWPLLIVLFSSFLPGERLAVHHIIGAVLGLVGTVLLFAGNTSGFAPGAVPGLVAAFIAAFVWAAYSVLSRRLKAVPTDAVAGFCLATSVLAALMHSLLETTVWPETALQWLAVLGLGIGPVGAAFYAWDIGMKRGDIRVLGAASYATPLLSTGFLIAAGFAKASANIAIAAILIAGGGLIAAKDMVLRK, from the coding sequence ATGAATCCGCGCACCGCAACGTTGATTGGATTGACCGCGATCCTGATGTGGTCGTTGTTGTCAGTGATGACGGTGGCGACCGGAAAGATCCCGGCGTTCCAGCTCGCTGCGATGACCTTTGCGATCGGCGGTCTCGTCGGCCTGTTCACCTGGATCGGCCGCGGCGATGCCGCGAAAAGCCTGCGTCAGCCGCTCGTCGTGTGGCTCGTCGGCGTTGGCGGCCTGTTCGGCTATCACGCGCTCTATTTCCTCGCGCTGCGCTTCGCGCCGCCGGCTGAAGCCGGCCTTCTGAATTACATGTGGCCGCTGCTGATCGTGCTGTTCTCGTCGTTCTTGCCTGGCGAGCGGCTCGCGGTGCATCACATCATCGGCGCCGTGCTTGGCCTCGTCGGCACCGTGCTGCTGTTTGCCGGCAATACCTCCGGCTTCGCGCCGGGCGCGGTGCCGGGATTGGTCGCGGCCTTCATCGCCGCCTTCGTCTGGGCGGCCTATTCGGTGCTGTCGCGTCGTTTGAAGGCGGTGCCGACCGATGCGGTCGCGGGCTTCTGCCTCGCCACATCGGTGCTCGCCGCGCTGATGCATAGCCTGCTCGAAACTACGGTGTGGCCCGAGACGGCGTTGCAATGGCTCGCCGTGCTCGGGCTCGGCATCGGCCCTGTCGGCGCAGCCTTCTACGCCTGGGATATCGGCATGAAGCGCGGCGATATCCGCGTGCTGGGCGCCGCCTCCTATGCGACGCCGCTCTTGTCGACCGGCTTTCTCATCGCCGCCGGCTTTGCCAAAGCCAGCGCCAACATTGCGATTGCCGCGATCCTGATCGCCGGCGGCGGCCTGATTGCGGCGAAGGATATGGTGCTGCGGAAGTGA
- a CDS encoding methyltransferase domain-containing protein, protein MTIDVVDLREFYSRRLGIVARQMINRGIRERWPNAEGQRVLGIGYPTPYLGLFREDAERCIAFMPAAQGVLKWPTGRPALASLVDEFSLPLPDAAVDRILLVHALEMSDDPAALLREIWRVLSPSGRVMAVIPNRRGVWTRSDNTPFGHGRPYSRSQITDLLRQTWFTPTGWGEALFMPPYAGRWVLKSAQMWERAGAALSLPFAGVHIVEATKQVYRAIPAKRERARLIPSLKPVLVPSSTSVRRT, encoded by the coding sequence ATGACCATCGACGTCGTCGACCTTCGCGAGTTTTATTCCCGGCGCCTCGGCATCGTGGCACGGCAGATGATCAATCGCGGCATTCGGGAGCGCTGGCCGAATGCCGAGGGCCAGCGTGTGCTCGGCATCGGGTATCCCACGCCCTATCTGGGGTTGTTCCGCGAGGATGCGGAACGCTGCATCGCCTTCATGCCGGCGGCGCAGGGCGTGTTGAAATGGCCCACGGGGCGGCCCGCGCTGGCTTCGCTGGTGGATGAATTCTCGCTGCCGCTTCCCGACGCCGCGGTCGACCGCATCCTGCTGGTCCATGCGCTCGAGATGTCGGACGATCCGGCCGCGCTGCTGCGGGAGATCTGGCGGGTGCTGTCGCCGTCCGGCCGCGTCATGGCGGTGATCCCGAATCGGCGCGGGGTGTGGACGCGCAGCGACAACACGCCGTTCGGCCATGGCCGTCCCTATTCGCGCTCACAGATCACGGACCTGTTGCGCCAGACCTGGTTCACGCCGACCGGCTGGGGCGAGGCCTTGTTCATGCCGCCTTATGCGGGCCGCTGGGTGCTGAAATCGGCGCAGATGTGGGAGCGCGCTGGAGCTGCGCTGTCGCTGCCTTTTGCCGGCGTCCACATCGTCGAAGCGACCAAGCAGGTCTATCGCGCGATCCCCGCCAAGCGCGAACGGGCGCGGCTGATTCCCTCGTTGAAGCCGGTGCTCGTGCCGTCCTCGACGTCGGTGAGGCGGACCTGA